GTGGCATTGTCGTCGATAAGAAGAAAAGAAAATCGCATTAAATTACAATAAGAATAAAAAGCTGCAAGCTAGGCAAGTAAATATTTTTTTTGTTGCAGAAAAACTGCTTGTTTTGTTAAAGTTTAAAAAAATGTTTGAATGAATGTACTCATAGTAGATGATCATCCAATGACCGTAGAAGGTTATATAAATGCACTCTCAATGGCACCTTTTGCATTAAATTCTCCTATTTTTTCAAAAGCCCATAATTGCGAGGAAGCTTACAATTGTCTTATGAAAACTTCACTGACCAAAGAATCATTTGACATTGCTATAATTGATAAAGGTTTGCCGGGATATGAAGAAAAATCTATTCTGTCAGGAAGTGATTTGGCTGGTTTTATTAAAGAAATCATGCCCAATTGCAAAATCATTATGATCACCGCACATACCGAAGTTCTCGTTGTTTATGAACTCTACAAAAATGTGCGATTAGATGGACTTATCATAAAAAATGATATTACGCCTGAAAAATTGCAACAAGCTGTAGCAGAGGTTTTACAAGGCAATTCATATAAAAGTATTACAGTACAAAACTGCATTAACGACATCTGGAAAAAAGAGTTGATGGTCGAAGATTATAACCGTCAGATTCTATTTTATTTATCCAAAGGTTTTAAAGTAAAAGAACTCGAAGGAGTTATCTTTTTGACTACAAGTGCAATCCAAAAACGCATTATCAGAATGAAAAGAGCCTTTGACGTGACAGACGATTCCGGTTTGGTCAAAGAAGCCATTAAACAAGGGTTTATCTAAAACCACTTTCCAAAAATTAACAATATTTATCTAAAAACAACCTTCTTTGTTAAAGGTTGTTTTTGCTATGTATACAATTCATCTCTTCTTTATATGTTTGATAAAAATTATCAATTATTTGCTTTTTTAACAAAAATCAAGTACACATGATTAATGTTAGAGAAGGGTTGGTTGCAATTTTTTAGAATTGAGGGAACATAAAGGAGAAAACCTTAAACCGCATAAACCACGTGAAGGAGCGATACAAAAAAACATAAAAAACAATTAACATGAAAAAAGTAAAATTCGTAGGTAAATTAACTCTGAACAAAGTTACCGTTGCAAAATTAAATAATGAGCAAATGACTAAAGTTGTTGGTGGTGGACAAACTGAAAAACCATCTACAACAAAATCAACTGTTTATACTTGTGGATTTTTATGTACTTACTAAGATTTTTTGGTTTTTAATACTTTGAGACACCTTCCTGTTTTAACCTTGAAAAATGGGAAGGTGTTAAATTATAAGATCAAATGAAAATGAAATTATAAAAAAATGTAATAATTCATTAGAAAATGTGAATGCCCATATTTTTAATATTGAAAGCATCATTAAAATTATTTTAAGAATTCGGTGATATTTAATTGTATAACAAATGTGGAATAAAATTATAAAAAACGAGGATTTAGTAAGTAAAGTGGAGAAAAAACTAAAGGAAATTTCAAAATCCTTCGACACTTACGATGAATCAGATTGTTCTTTGTTTTTAGGACAATCAGGATTGGTATTATTCATGGCTTATCATTCTAAGCATAAAGAGCGCCTGAATGAAAGTGAAGCTTATGTTCAGGAGTTATTTGATTATTTTCAGGAGCCTGATAATTTGAATTTCTCTTTTGGAATCGCCGGAATTTTGCATACGCTTTATCATTTAGAGAAAGAAGATTTTTTTGATTTTGAGGATAACATCAGCGATTTTGACTATTCAATTTTTCATGAATTTATTTCTAATGATACTTCTTTAGATTTTTTGCACGGTAATACAGGCGTTGTATTTAGTCTCTTAGAACAAAATATAGGGTCCAAATATGATTATTTATTTGATGCCTGGCTAGCTTCGATAGATAGAATAAAAGAAAATGATCCAAATTTTTTAAAATGGAAAGTTGATTTTACATTGGCAAAAGATGAACATCCTACAGAAGGATATTCTTTTGGACTCGCACATGGAGTTCCGTCTATAATTCTTGTTCTGCTAAAATTATTTGACAGAAAGAAAGATTTTAAACTATTAAAATACTTAAATAAAAGTATTGACTTTTTGCTAAGCGTTAGATTTGATGCTTCGTCAGAATTTTATTTTCCAAGTCAATTAGTAAATAATGATAAAACCGACAGTAATCTGGCTTGGTGTTATGGTGATTTAGGAGTTGCAATGGCAATTTTTCAATATGCTAAATATTTTGACAAAAGAGAATTAGTAGAATTTGCATTAGAAATATTTACCAAACATTCCTCAAAAAGGGATGTTCATACATATACGGTTTTTGATGCAAGCATTTGCCACGGAAGCGCTGGTATTGCACATATTTACGCAAGAATCTATAATTATACTAATATCGAATTATACAGAGAAACTGCCGAATATTGGTACGGAATCACTTTAGAAAAAGCGGAACATCCTGATGGAATTGCCGGATATAAGCAATTTCACGGTAAAGATGAGCCATTAGTAAATGAATTTGGTTTGTTTGAAGGAGTTTCCGGTATCGGACTTTCTTTGATTAGTGCAATCAGTAATATTGAACCAAGATGGGACAGGACATTATTATTATCATAATTATATGAAATTTCATTCTCACTTTATTTTTCGCTCGCCATTTTATAGCACAGAACAAAAAATTAATGAAACTAATTTTTTGGAAGCATTATATGTGGCATCACCGGCATTTTATGAAGAATTTAGAAAACATCTTAATAAACCTATTACTGATAATAAGGATCTAAAGAAAATCAATAATTCGTTGTACAAATATCAAAGTCGTGCAAGTAATCGTTGCACACCATTTGGTTTATTTGCAGGTTTGAGTATTGGTAATTGGTCTGACGAAAATAAAATTGAGCTTAGTAAAGATTTAAATAAAACCCTGAATCGCAGAACTCGTTTAGACATGAATGTGCTTTTTTGGATTGCACAGGAAATAACAAAACAATCTTTTATTAAACCTCATTTAAGATATTTTCCTAACGCAAGTATCTATTTAGTTGGAGATTGTTATCGTTATATCGAATATTATTATCTTAATAATCGTCGTTTTCATAAATTAAATAAAGTTGATTATTCACCTTATCTGGATCTTATTTTAGAACAAAGCAAAAACGGATTAAATCAGGATGATCTCGTTCATTTATTGATTAATGACGAAATTAGTTTTGAAGAAGCCAATGATTTTGTTGAAGAAATAATTGCTTCACAATTGCTTATAAATGAATTTGAGCCTACAATTACCGGAGAAGATTATTTCTCAAGATTGCTTGAAAATCTGGACAATATCTTTAAAATAAATCCTGGTAATGAACTAAAGCATTTAATTAATTTACTCGATTCAGTCGATGAATTAATTGAAATTAATGACACATCACTTTTCAATTCTATTGATGCCTATAAGAGTATCCATCAAAAATTAAAAATCATTCTGCCTGAATTGAGTGAAACAAACTTGTTTCAGATTGATTTGTATAAAGAAGCCGAGACTGCGACTTTGAACAAAACAATACAGACACAATTACAGAATGCGATTTCGTTTTTAAACAAAATTACACCACCGGAAATAAATTCAAATCTCGAAAACTTTAAAACCAGATTTGAGGATTATTACGAAGGCAAGGAGATCCCATTATTACTGGCATTAGATACAGAAACAGGAATTGGATATCCGCAAAAAGACAACAATGGAATTAATGATTTAATTGATACTATTTATGCAGATGTTACAAGCAAGGAGCAGGAAATAAAATGGGATTCTGTACAGCCGCATTTACTGAAATTAATTATTAGCAGCATTAAAGAAAATAAAAAAGTTATTGAAATTAGCGAATCAGATTTTAAAGGAATCGATTTTTCAGATTCAGTATTAACTTCTTCTTATTCAATAATGTTTAAAGTACTTAATGCCGAAATTAATAAAATTGCGATTTCAGGTACAGGTAATAGCAGCGCTATAAATTTGCTTGGCAGATTTGCGGGCGGCAGTAAAAAACTCGAAAATATTGTTAAAGAAATTGCAGTATTTGAACAGCAACAAATGCCTGATAAAATCCTGGCAGAAATAGTTCATTTACCCGAAAGCAGAACCGGAAATGTTTTATCGCGACCAGCTTTTCGGGATTATGAAATTCCTTATTTAGCCAAAAGTTCTGTTGATGATGAATTTCAGGTTAAAATGGAAGATTTAGTGCTGAAATTAAAAGACGATAAAATTATTTTATTCGACAATCGTCTAAAAAAAGAAATTATTCCCCGTATGGGAAATGCACATAATCACAGCAATAATAGTTTACCGGTTTATCATTTTTTAGGTGATTTACAAACTCAATATTTTGCAAAAACAGCTTTAGGTTTCAATTGGGGAGTTTTGACGAATCAATTTAGCTTTTTGCCAAGAGTCGAATATCAAAATTCAGTTTTAAGTCCGGCAACATGGCAATTAAATAAGCATGATTTAGAACCATTTCAGAATAAAACAGCAACGAATATTGAAAAACAAAAGTTCTTTTTTGATTTAAAAGAACGAATTGAATTGCCAAACAAGTTTTTAGTAATTGAATATGATAACGAATTATTGATTTCAACGGATAATCCAATAGCGGTTGACACCTTTATAGATATGGTAAAAAATAGGGATCAACTTACCATATTTGAGTATTTATTCGAAAAAGATTCGGCACTAATTAAAGACACAGAAGGAGCAGAGTTCGCAAACGAATGCATTGCAATTGTACTAAATGAAACCACTAAAAAGGAATCACAAAAAGTTGTAGAAAAGAAGACTTTTGCAACCAAACAAACATTTGGCATTGGAAGCGAATGGTTGTATTATAAAATTTATTGTGGTGTAAAAACTGCCGATTCTATTTTATCGGAAAAAATAAAATATATAACCGAAAAGCTTTTAAGCGAAAATAGTATTGATCAATGGTTTTTTATCAGATATGCAGATCCTGATATTCATCTAAGATTTAGATTGCATATTACTAATTTCGAAAAGTATGGCGAAATATTACAGCTTATAAATACCGAATTAGAACCATTATTAGACCAACATATTATATCTAAAATTCAAGTTGATACATACAAGCGAGAATTAGATCGATATGGCGATAATAGCATTGAACTTGCCGAACAATTGTTTTATAATGACAGCGTATTTGTTATGGATATGCTGGAAATGATTGATGCTGATAATGGCGGAACAATTAGATGGCAAATGGCAATTCGATCAGTCGATGAATTTTTGAATGATTTTAGATTGACATTAGAAGAAAAGTATAATTTGATAGAAATGCTTAGTAATTCTTTTTTTAAAGAACACGGCGGAAAACAAGAGTTAAAAAGAACTTTGAATCAGAAATTCAGAACATTACGAAGTCAACTAGAAGATATTCTGGATTCGAATAATGAAGAAGAAAAAGAATATTATCCAATTGTAGAATTACTTCAGATTCGAAGTCAATCTAATCAATTAATTGTGGATGAAATTCTAAAATTAAGAGATCAAAACGAATTAAAAGTAAAATTAGGCGGATTACTTTCAAGTTTGTTGCACATGAATTTAGACAGACTTTTTATGGGACGCAATCGTACCAATGAGTTTGTAGTTTACGATTTATTGGCGAGATATTACAAAGGGAAGTTAGCAAGATTAAAATTTGATTGTAAAACGTCTCTAATAGATTCTGAGCTTATGCAGCTGCGTTAAAGCGCAATGTCATTAAGTAAAGGAAAATATTTTAGCACTGCATTGAATGAATCTCTCGCAAAGTCGCGAAGTTGCGAAGACTTAAATGAAGGATATAAATTTGGCTTCTTTGTGACTTTGCGAGAAAATTTTCTCGTCATAATTGTGTAAGTAAGCTTAACATAGTGACATTGCGTTAAAGTAAAAAAATAATAAATGCCTTTCATTTTGGAAGGCGTATCGTATCATTTTGATAAGAAAATATAAAGTATATAAAGATTTGGTTTTGTAATTATTTATTAGTCAGTAATTTGTGGTGTTTTGGAGTGGTTTGGCATAGCGTTTGTTTTTTATGGTTTTGAAATAAACTTATATAGTCCCAAAACACCATCAAATTATTAGAAATATGAAAGCAAATAAAACAAGAAACAAAGAGATTACTAAACTTTATATGTCAAATAAATCATTGAAGAATAAAGACAGAACCATTAACTTAATGGTATTTTCTATCGTCTTTTTTATAGCTATTTTGCTAATCTCTCAAATAGTTTAGGTAAAATTTAATACAAGTTGTTTCAGAATCATAAAATTTTATTATTTTGGCAAAAACTTTTACTATATAATTTACTAAACCGAATTTAACCAAACCATTATGAAAATTATAAACCCTATTATTGATCCTAGAATCAACCTAACATCGAAAAAAAGTTTCTTTTCAAGCTTATTTCAAAACAAAACAGAAGAACCGGTTAATGCTACAATAGAAAAGCCAAATAAAGAAGTTCGTAAGAATAAATAAATAAAAACCTCCAAAGTCATTTGATTTTGGAGGTTTTTTATTTTATAAAATTATTTCTTTGCGTATTGCCAGAATCTGCCTTTTCCTTCGGCAATCCATTCCAGAGATTGTTCTATTCGTTTTTGTCTTGTAGCGTCTGTTTTAGCGTCGATTATCCAAACTAAATAATCTTTGCGAAAAGAATCTGATTTCGATTCCCAAACCTCTTTTGCTTGTTTATTTGCGTTAAGCACTTCTGTTAAATAATCTGGCGTTTCAAACACTTTTGGTTTGTCAGATACAGGCTTTTCTTTTTTGATTCCATTCTCATTAATTGTCATTGCTTCTTTAAGAAATGAAACCAAAACTTGCTTTGATGGTAATTCAGAAACAGATTTCAGTTTATCCATATAGCCAAATTTCTTTCCGGCTTTTACACTTTCTACGATTTCTTTGTCTTTCATGAATTCTGCTTTATACAGACTGAAAGAGCAATGGTTTTTGAAACCCGCAATCATACATAAATGGTCGCCTTTGTATGAGTAATGAGGAGTTCCCCATTTAATATCTTCCGCTGCATCCGGACAGGTTTCATGAATAATTTGTCGTAGATATTCGAGGATTGGCTTTGCAAAGTCTTCCGATTTTGCAATATATCCGTCTACTTTTGAATTTAATTGTGCCATTTTAAGTGTGTTTTGAGAATGGGAAATCTGCAGCTAAAGATAATTCGTATTTTTAAGTTTCTCAAAATTATCATATTAATAAATGCAAAATAGGATTGATATCCAGATAGTTTGATTCAAAGCTTAAGTTTGTTTTAAGTTATCGCGATGTTATGAGACTATAAAAATGTGAGGTATTTAGCTTAGTTATGTTACAATTTATATATTGTTTAGGTCTAATTCGTTCTTTTTCAGTTTTGTACTGTTAAAATTAATATATTTACACCAACAAATAATTATTAAGATGCAAGAAGGTACAGTAAAATTCTTCAATGAAGAAAAAGGTTTTGGTTTTATTACACCAAAAAATGGTGGAAGTGAAATTTTTGTTCATGTTTCAGGTTTATCAGAAAATATACGTGAGAACGATGAAGTACGTTATGACATAGCAGAAGGTAAAAAAGGACCTAATGCTGTAAATGTTGTAGTAGCCTAATACATTAGGACAAAGAAAAAAAGCACCTGTCGAAAAACAGGTGCTTTTTTTTGGAAAAAACATTTAGAGATATCTAGCTCTTATAAAGGATTATTTAAGAACTTAATAGTATTCAAATCAATTGTATAAGGTTCCTGAACATTCATTTCGTAAGTTACTTCTATTTCATTTTCAGATACAAATTCTATTGTTTTAGCGCATCCATGAGCACAGGATTCCACAATAATAGGAAAGTACAATTTTTTGTTTTTGTCATATCCTATAACGTTGTGTCTAAAATAAGTGACAATTTTGAAAGATTCATTTTCGGTAACCTGGTCTTTATCATATTCGCCATTAAGTTTAAATAAATCTTCAGAATAGTATGTGCTTGTTATAATATCAGGCGATTTCCCGTTTTTTGGAGCATTATCTGAATACCATTTTTGCTCAAAATTCGTATAATAATTAATGTCTTTTTCTTTTCCCGTTGGTTTGTAAATCCATTTGCTTTGATTCGCGAAATCATATAATTCTTTCTTGATTGCAGGATTAGAATCTAAAGTTTTATTTTCTTCGAAATTGCCATCAACTGCTTCTCCGGATCTTACTGTATTTTCTCCAATATATTCTAATGTATAGAATTTAAGAGTATTCATGTTTAACATTATAAAACTCAAATACAAACCAGGATCTCCATTACCCATTGGAGATTTCTGTACTGCAAATAGAAAATAGTCTACATTTTGAATCTTCTTTCTTAAAAAAAGTTGGGGATCGATATTGACAAGAGAATATTCAATTTTTAATAAAGTATCTGTTTGAATTAATTTTAAGTTCTCTTTGCTTTTTTTAAATTTTGAAATTATCAGTACAACTTTATCTCCGGAAAACAAAAATTTATCATCGTCGGTGGCTGCGTCTTCGTTACCCGATATTTTAATTACTTCAGTATTATTAGAATTAGCAATAGAAAATATAGTCGACATTTTAGGACTAGCATCTATTTTGGTACTATCTTTTTTAATGCTTGTATTTGCGTTATTATCAGCTGTTTTTTCATCATTCTTGCAAGAAGATAAAGTAATAAGAGCTAAAAGAATTGCGGCTAGTTTGTTTTTAATTGCTTTCAATTAATAGTCTGTTTTTGGTTGATGGAAAGATAAAATTTATTTTAGAATTTAAAAATAAAGTAGCCAAAGTCTTTTTAAAATTTTATAATTATTGCTTTAATCTTTTGGATTTGACAATTAAAATTTGCTAGTTTTACTTAAAAACAAATCGTGGTAAAAAAAGTACTTTTTCTATTTCTTGTTTCAATAATTACAATTTCCTGTAAAAAGGAAAAGCAAGAACCTATTAAAGAAATCCCAAAAGAAACCCAGAAAGTTGCTAAGGTTGAAACTTATGATGATACAAATAAGGATTTTACAATTGCTCCCGTCGATTTTTTGGATGAAAAGTATAAAACCAAAGGGTTTGTTCTTCCGGATCATGCGCCTTCATTTCCAACTTATACTTACTTTGATAAAAGTTTGGGAGGATTTGTAGTTAACTACATTGGGAAATCAGCATTCATTCAGTACAAGTGGAGTGCTGATTATTCAGGGAGTTATTTTTCTCAGTTTAAAGATTTAGGGGTAGAAGGAGAAAATAATAAAGCAAAACAAGTAAACGAGATCGTAACTAAGATTTTAAAACGAGAGTTGAAGGATTATTATATCGTTGCTGATTTTTTGCCTAAAGAAGCTATTCGGGAATATATGAATGATGGATCGGGAGAATTTGAGCTGAAAGAAAATGCACAAACTTATTTTTATGTTTACGAGAATAATAAATGGGTTTTTATAAAGAAACTTCCAACCATGAAAATTAAAAAAGAAGGAGTTGATCTTTATAATGATTTATTGTTGTTTCATAAACTAAAAAATATCAAACCAATTGCAGAAAAGTTTCAAGGAAAATTTAGAGCCGAAGTAGACGGAGAAGTTACAATGAATGAAATAGGTCATACGACATATTATTTTACAATTACGGAGAACCAAATTGATTTGAAATCTGAAGCCATTAGAGGAGATTTTGTATGTGAGGGAAATTATAAGGGGATCCAAGAAGATAATATCTTAGAATTGTATTATGATAGAAATGATCAACGATGCATAAAGTTGGAGGCAACATATTCAATAAAAAAAGAAGGAGATGATTTTTTTATTAAAGGAATTGGCGGTGAAGTAAGGGCCAATGATTGGATAAAAATGTATATAGAATAGAGAACAAAGAGCAAAGAATAGAGAATAGAGAATAAAGAATATAGATAAAATAAAAGATGAAAATTAGAATAATTATTGGTGTGCTGTTTTTCTCTTTATTTACTTGTAATGAAGCAAAAAAAGAAACGAAGAAAGAAATAAAAGAAAAAGTACCAAAAGTAACTGAAGATAAAATTGAACCAGTAATTAATGATCAATTAACTGATTTCGTTGGATTGTATGAGTATAAAGATGTTGACAATCCAAGGGAAAGTCTTTTTCTGGTTTTGAAAATAGTTGATCCTGGAAGCATTCCTAATTTTGAAGGATATTTGTGGAAAGAGAAGAAAGAGAACGGAGAAGTTGTTGAGCAAACATTAGCGGGATTGCTTTACGGTAATACAGATTTGTTTGATGAAGTAAGAGAAGGTTATGCGCCCGGTTTTTTCGTTGCCAATATACAAGTAGAACCATTTGAGAATAATGAATTAAAAGTGACTATAGATGGAGATTCTTCGGCTATTTTCGAAAATCCCCTTCCGTTTAGTATTAAATCAACCAAAGAAGCTCTTGCAAAAGGATATAAAATATGGGAAGTTACAGAAATGGATATTTCCAAAAATTTGATTTTTGAAGTAAAAAATCCTAATGAATTAATACTGAGATCAGATCTTGGTTCAGATGAAAAAACATTCAGTAAGACAAAATAACATTTAGAGAATTAAAACATGAATGAGCAACTTACTGAAATCATAAGGCAGGTTTATCATAAGAAAAACAGAAATCTTTTTACGTTTTTGACCGGCGCCGGAATTTCAGCAGAAAGCGGTATTCCAACTTATAGAGGAGTTGACGGAATCTGGGTAAAAGGAACTAAATTTCATAAACCGGAAGAATTTGGAACCTTTAAATATTTTAAAGAAAATCCCGAAGAAGTTTGGCAATATTCTCTCTTTAGAAAAAAGATGTTTGAAAGTGCTCAGACAAACAAAAGTCACGATGAAATAGCAGCAATTGAAAATCTTTTGCAAGACCGATTTCATTTGATAACTCAAAATATAGATAATCTGCACAGGCGTTCCGGTGTAGAAAGGATATACGAAATACACGGAAATAACAGAGAAATTAAATGCTCGAATGGTTGTAAAGAAATCGAATTTTTACCCGCTGAAATTGAAGGTAAAGACATAGACCAAGATTTAACCGAAAAAGATATTGAATTACTGAAATGCAAAGAATGCGGAAGCTGGATGAGACCAAATATTTTGTGGTTTGATGAGTATTATGACGAAAAGACAAACAAAAAATTCAGTTCCTTGAAAATCGCCAAAAACTCAGGAATTCTTTTTATTGTAGGAACGTCAGGAGCAACAAATTTGCCAATGGCAATTGCAGAAACTACATTAAAATACGGAGGAACAATTGTTGATATTAATACAGAAGATAACTTATTTACGGCGCTTATTAAGGACAAGAAAAATAAAATTATAATTCGGGAAACTTCAACTGAAGCTTTAAAAACAATTCGGGAAATATTAGAAAATATAGTAAAAGAATAAACTGTTTTTAAGAATAAAATTTATGTGCGAAACCGGAAAAGAAATTAAGCTTTGTACTTGCGTTCCAAACGGGATGAATAGAATTGTACACAATAAAAATTCCCGATGATTTAAAAATTTGCCTAAAGAATTTACCTGGACCTTACGAAAATATATTGGCTTTAGCAGTTCCATGATGGAGGGAATGATAACCTTTCCGCTCCATATGCTATCAGAAGATCTTACGACAGAAAAAATGCTTGAAGATCTTAATAGTAGAAATTGTTTTGATTTTAATTATCAACCCAATGAAGGTGATAATCTTCAAATTTTTACACCTGAAAAGTACTCGAGACAGTTTTTATCTTTCATCTATAGAAATGGAGAATGGATTGCTGACTTTTATGATGGTTTCAGGTATGAAACCGAAAAAATAAATCATGGGAAAGTATATTTTGACGAAAAAACAGAAAATAAAAATGATTAAAAAAACACTACTTTTAATACTAGGATTCACAATCTTAACAAGCTGTAAAAATCAAAAAGAAGAGAATAAAGTTATAGTTACAAAAAGCGATAACAGTAAAAATTCGGAAGAACTTTTAGAAAAAGACAAAGATTCTAAAACCTTAGATTTACAGGATGAAAATAGCGATGAACCACCTAAAGAATCACTTTTTAAATGTAAAGAGAACGACAATGGTGTTTCAATATATGACGATCCTCTAAATAAAACATGTGTATGCAACGATAGCACATTCAATAAGGCTTATGAAATATTTTATACGGAATCACCGGATTACATTCAGCGCAATTTATTGAAAAAATTGCCACAGAAAAATCACGAATGGAAAGCTGTTGATGCAGATATTACTTATACCTGGGTTTTGCAGGATACTTTAAAAATAAAGATGTTTTTTCAAGGTGGCGAAAACAATTATGTCTTTTATAAAAACAGCGATAATAAAATGGAATACAAAGAATATTTATCGCTTCCTTAATTGAAATTTATCACAACGATAAACAGAGATATAAACGATTTTAGTAATAAAAATTTATGTGCGAAACCGGAAAAGAAATTAAACTTTGTACTTGTGTGCCAGATGGTATAGATAAAATTGTACACAACAAAAATTCCCGCAGATTCAAAAAAAATCGTAACGAGTTTGCGTGGACATTACGAAAATATGTAGGTGACAGCAAATGTACGATGGATGGAAGGATCATTTTTCCGCTCGATGTTTTATCAGAAGCTTTGACAACTGAAAAAATGCTTGAAGATCTTAATAATAGAAATTGTTTTGATTTTGATTATCAACCAAATGAAGGCGATAATCTTCAAATTTTTACTCCACATAGATACGGACGAGAATTTTTATCCTTTATCTATCGAAATGAGCAATGGATAGCTGATTATTATGACGATTTAAAAGATGAAACTGAAAAAATTAATTATGGAATAGTAAGTTTTGAATAATTTAATCGCAACTTAAACCATACAAATCTAATTTGCCTGATATGGTTTTAAATTTATCTTTTGGTTTGCTTAATAATTTCTTTTAAAGTTAGCCATTGTTCGTTTTTACAATTCTCAACACTAAATTCCTGAGTATGATGTCCTGTAAAAAATAGTACCGGCATTTGTTTTTGAGATTTAGGGTCAGTTTCTTCGTTTCCGTCTCTAATTATTTGATGGTTTAAAGAACAGAATAATTCAATATTGTCTCCGTTTTTTCGTGCTTTTATATTTTTGATATCCCATGGATATCCCCAATATTTTTTTCCGTTTTCTATTATAACCGGATTTACATAAAGTAAAGTAATGTCTTTTCCGGTTGATAAATTTTGATCCGTAATAACGTAGTCTGCACCATCTTCGTCGCCAATTCCTTCAAATATTTCAGGTTCAGGATCGCCGTCTAAATTTATAAACCAGCGGTAATGAAAACCATATGCAAGTTTTGTTTTTTTAATTGTTTTGAATTCTGATGAAACCCAATATTCAGTACCATTTCCTAAAGAGTCAATTGTAGTTTTACAGATATAATCCGGGATTTTATCTCCTGTAAAATCAACTTTTTCTACACTATCAAGTTCTACTTTCAGATAATTTCTAAGTTGGTCTGTAGCAAGTATTTTTTCTGATTTTATAAAATAAACAGCTGGAAGTCCTGTTGATGAATCAGCAATTTCAGATTCTGTTTGTTTAGTATCGTTTGTGACTTCTTTTGATGAAGTTTTTTCGACTTTATCGCTTTTATCTTTACAGGAAATAAATAAGGAAAATGAAATTATAAAGATTATTATAGTTGCTTTTTGCATTGAAATTTTTATTGAAAATTGTTTAATTATAAAGAGTGTTTTTTTTAGA
This genomic window from Flavobacterium sp. 9 contains:
- a CDS encoding Sir2 family NAD-dependent protein deacetylase, with amino-acid sequence MNEQLTEIIRQVYHKKNRNLFTFLTGAGISAESGIPTYRGVDGIWVKGTKFHKPEEFGTFKYFKENPEEVWQYSLFRKKMFESAQTNKSHDEIAAIENLLQDRFHLITQNIDNLHRRSGVERIYEIHGNNREIKCSNGCKEIEFLPAEIEGKDIDQDLTEKDIELLKCKECGSWMRPNILWFDEYYDEKTNKKFSSLKIAKNSGILFIVGTSGATNLPMAIAETTLKYGGTIVDINTEDNLFTALIKDKKNKIIIRETSTEALKTIREILENIVKE